A window of Rhodococcus sp. SGAir0479 contains these coding sequences:
- a CDS encoding amino acid-binding protein gives MSYLLRVQLPDRPGSLGALAVALGSVGADILSLDVVERGSGYAVDDLVVDVEAGSLPDTLITAAEKLSDVHVDSIRPYSGILDTHRELELIDHVATARSDRLQVLVDNTPRVLRVGWCTVMDIGPHGAYRVVGSPSAPETHAGDAPWMPLKRATVLDGDDDWVPGTWRDMDTTLAAAPLGTSGRALLLGRPGGPEFRPSEVARLGYLAGIVATVLG, from the coding sequence GTGTCCTACCTGCTCCGCGTCCAGCTGCCCGACCGGCCCGGCAGTCTCGGCGCGCTCGCCGTCGCGCTGGGATCCGTCGGTGCCGACATCCTGTCCCTGGACGTCGTCGAGCGCGGCTCGGGGTACGCGGTCGACGACCTGGTGGTCGACGTCGAGGCAGGTTCGCTCCCGGACACGCTGATCACCGCCGCGGAGAAGCTCTCCGACGTCCACGTCGACTCGATCCGCCCCTACTCGGGCATCCTCGACACCCACCGCGAGCTCGAGCTGATCGACCATGTCGCGACCGCGCGTTCGGACCGGCTGCAGGTCCTCGTCGACAACACCCCCCGCGTGCTGCGCGTGGGCTGGTGCACCGTCATGGACATCGGCCCGCACGGCGCGTACCGCGTGGTCGGAAGCCCGAGCGCACCGGAGACCCACGCGGGCGATGCACCGTGGATGCCGTTGAAGCGAGCCACCGTGCTCGACGGCGACGACGACTGGGTCCCCGGGACGTGGCGGGACATGGACACCACGCTCGCCGCGGCCCCGTTGGGAACGAGTGGCCGGGCACTGCTCCTCGGCCGCCCCGGTGGACCGGAGTTCCGCCCGTCGGAGGTGGCCCGTCTCGGTTACCTCGCCGGGATCGTCGCCACCGTGCTGGGCTGA
- a CDS encoding GNAT family N-acetyltransferase: protein MIDIRPVTPAEYETVGALTADVYIGGGFVSETDGYTEHLRDTAARAEHADVVVAVLDEEIVGSVTIAHPESPLADVAEKGELEFRMLAVAPSARGKGIGSALVRHVLDVAYDRGDRAVVLSTQSDMVDARRIYDRNGFVPAPERNWEPVPGMELTALVRELV, encoded by the coding sequence ATGATCGATATCCGACCCGTGACACCTGCCGAGTACGAGACCGTCGGAGCGCTCACCGCCGACGTCTACATCGGCGGCGGCTTCGTATCGGAGACAGACGGATACACGGAGCACCTGCGCGACACCGCGGCCCGCGCCGAACACGCGGACGTGGTCGTCGCCGTCCTGGACGAGGAGATCGTGGGCTCGGTGACCATCGCGCACCCCGAGTCGCCGCTCGCGGACGTCGCCGAGAAGGGCGAGCTGGAATTCCGGATGCTCGCGGTGGCCCCGTCGGCCCGGGGGAAGGGCATCGGCTCGGCTCTCGTGCGACACGTGCTGGACGTCGCCTACGACCGCGGGGACCGGGCCGTGGTCCTCTCCACGCAGTCCGACATGGTCGACGCCCGCCGGATCTACGACCGCAACGGTTTCGTGCCCGCCCCCGAGCGCAACTGGGAGCCCGTCCCCGGCATGGAGCTGACCGCGCTGGTGCGCGAACTGGTGTGA
- the ligA gene encoding NAD-dependent DNA ligase LigA codes for MQPASAEDRERWQELAEVVRNHQFRYYVLDSPIVSDGEFDQLFGQLNALEEQHPDLRTADSPTQLVGGGFATEFAAVDHLERMLSLDNVFNADELRTWIARVETEVDGRSAGSAPATGPDLHYLCEVKIDGVALNLVYENGKLVRAATRGDGRTGEDVTLNARTIADIPETLTPSDEYPIPALLEVRGEVFFRLEDFAALNASLVQEGKAPFANPRNSAAGSLRQKNPAVTARRRLGMICHGLGRTEGFAPASQYDAYTALAAWGLPVSSHTSRVVGADAVVEKVQYWDEHRHDVEHEIDGLVVKVDEMSLHRRLGATSRAPRWAVAYKYPPEEATTKLVDIRVSVGRTGRVTPFAYMEPVLVAGSTVSLATLHNASEVKRKGVLIGDTVVIRKAGEVIPEVLGPVVDVRDGTERAFVMPTECPECGTTLAPAKEGDADIRCPNTRSCPAQLRERVFHVAGRGAFDIEVLGYEAATALLHAGVIRDEGDLFSLTEDDLLQAPLFRTKAGKLSANGRRLLDNLGSAKQQPLWRVLVALSIRHVGPTAARALAGAFGSLERIETAAVEELAAVDGVGGTIAAAVVDWFSVDWHRDIVEKWRAAGVTMEDERDESIVRNLEGLSIVVTGSLEGFTRDEAKEAILVRGGKAASSVSKKTAFVVIGDAPGSKAAKAEELGVPILDEAGFRRLLENGPDGV; via the coding sequence GTGCAGCCCGCGAGCGCCGAGGATCGCGAACGCTGGCAGGAGCTGGCCGAGGTGGTGCGCAACCATCAGTTCCGCTACTACGTGCTGGACTCGCCGATCGTCTCGGACGGTGAGTTCGACCAACTGTTCGGTCAGCTCAATGCGCTCGAGGAGCAGCACCCGGATCTGCGCACCGCGGATTCGCCCACCCAGCTGGTGGGCGGCGGGTTCGCGACCGAGTTCGCGGCGGTCGACCACCTCGAGCGAATGCTCAGTCTCGACAACGTCTTCAACGCCGACGAGCTGCGCACCTGGATCGCCCGCGTCGAGACGGAAGTGGATGGTCGCTCCGCGGGCTCCGCTCCTGCGACCGGCCCGGACCTCCACTACCTGTGCGAGGTCAAGATCGACGGCGTCGCGCTCAACCTCGTGTACGAGAACGGCAAGCTGGTCCGCGCCGCGACACGAGGGGACGGCCGCACCGGCGAGGACGTGACGCTCAACGCGCGCACCATCGCCGACATTCCCGAAACCCTCACGCCCAGTGACGAATACCCCATTCCGGCGCTGCTCGAGGTGCGCGGCGAGGTGTTCTTCCGGCTCGAGGACTTCGCGGCGCTCAATGCGTCGCTCGTACAGGAGGGCAAGGCGCCCTTCGCGAATCCCCGCAATTCGGCAGCGGGCTCATTGCGGCAGAAGAATCCGGCGGTGACCGCCCGCCGGCGTCTCGGCATGATCTGTCACGGACTCGGCCGCACAGAGGGGTTCGCGCCGGCGTCGCAGTACGACGCGTACACCGCGCTCGCAGCGTGGGGGCTGCCGGTGTCGAGCCACACGTCGCGGGTCGTCGGTGCCGACGCGGTGGTCGAGAAGGTGCAGTACTGGGACGAGCACCGCCACGACGTGGAGCACGAGATCGACGGTCTGGTGGTCAAGGTCGACGAGATGTCGCTGCACCGCCGCCTGGGCGCCACGTCCCGCGCCCCGCGCTGGGCGGTGGCCTACAAATACCCGCCCGAGGAGGCGACCACCAAGCTGGTCGACATCCGGGTGAGCGTGGGCCGCACCGGACGCGTGACGCCGTTCGCGTACATGGAACCGGTGCTGGTGGCCGGTTCGACGGTGTCGCTCGCGACGCTGCACAACGCATCCGAGGTCAAGCGCAAGGGCGTGCTCATCGGCGACACCGTGGTGATCCGCAAGGCCGGCGAGGTGATCCCCGAGGTGCTCGGCCCGGTCGTCGACGTCCGCGACGGCACCGAGCGCGCATTCGTGATGCCCACCGAGTGCCCCGAGTGCGGCACCACGCTCGCTCCCGCGAAGGAGGGGGACGCCGACATCCGCTGTCCCAACACCCGCTCGTGCCCGGCGCAGTTGCGGGAGAGGGTGTTCCACGTGGCGGGGCGCGGGGCGTTCGACATCGAGGTGCTCGGGTACGAGGCCGCCACCGCACTGCTGCACGCCGGCGTGATCCGGGACGAGGGCGACCTCTTCTCGCTCACCGAGGACGACCTGCTGCAGGCGCCGCTGTTCCGCACCAAGGCGGGCAAGCTGTCGGCCAACGGTCGCCGATTGCTCGACAACCTCGGATCGGCCAAGCAGCAACCGTTGTGGCGGGTGTTGGTGGCGCTGTCGATCAGGCACGTCGGGCCGACGGCCGCGCGTGCCCTCGCGGGCGCGTTCGGCAGCCTCGAGCGGATCGAGACCGCGGCCGTCGAGGAACTCGCCGCGGTGGACGGCGTCGGGGGCACGATCGCGGCCGCGGTCGTCGACTGGTTCTCCGTCGACTGGCACCGCGACATCGTCGAGAAGTGGCGTGCGGCGGGTGTGACGATGGAGGACGAGCGCGACGAGTCGATCGTGCGCAACCTCGAGGGCCTGTCCATCGTCGTCACGGGGTCGCTCGAGGGTTTCACCCGCGACGAGGCGAAGGAGGCGATCCTCGTTCGGGGCGGCAAGGCGGCGAGCTCGGTGTCGAAGAAGACGGCCTTCGTGGTGATCGGGGACGCTCCCGGTTCGAAGGCCGCGAAGGCGGAGGAGCTGGGGGTGCCGATCCTCGACGAGGCGGGTTTCCGGCGGCTGCTCGAGAACGGGCCGGACGGAGTCTGA
- a CDS encoding methionine synthase, giving the protein MTDARIPVGVATGVGSWPGTDPRAAAGIVVGELPALPHLVELPGRGLGADLIGRAAALLIDMPLDTSTTGYRLAQRVGAATRTARDLLARDLDAFEEAWELAGRRGTDQPVKVQAVGPLTLASQAELFGGHRVLTDRGALRDLSDSLAEGIAAHAGDVADRTGSPVVVQLDEPALPAVLAGSLPGVSILQAPPAMPEPEALHVLQTAIATIAAPVLVHCCAADVPWALLRRSGAAMVGFDVGALRTADLDGVGELLDGGVDLALGLVPAIAPERTPGWRDLAEPATRMVDRLGFPREYLASRIAVTPACGLAGASTEWARTALRAANELTRAFADGADPDERS; this is encoded by the coding sequence GTGACGGACGCCCGGATCCCCGTCGGTGTGGCGACGGGCGTCGGATCCTGGCCCGGTACCGATCCCCGCGCGGCCGCCGGGATCGTCGTGGGAGAGTTGCCGGCGCTGCCACACCTGGTGGAATTGCCGGGCCGGGGACTCGGCGCCGACCTGATCGGGCGCGCCGCGGCTCTGCTGATCGACATGCCGCTCGACACCTCCACCACCGGCTACCGGCTGGCGCAGCGCGTGGGGGCCGCGACCCGCACGGCGCGGGACCTGCTCGCGCGGGACCTCGACGCGTTCGAGGAGGCCTGGGAGCTGGCGGGACGCCGCGGCACCGACCAGCCGGTGAAGGTGCAGGCCGTCGGCCCGCTGACACTCGCGTCGCAGGCCGAGCTGTTCGGTGGGCACCGGGTCCTCACCGATCGCGGTGCCCTGCGGGATCTGTCCGACTCCCTGGCCGAGGGGATCGCTGCGCACGCCGGGGACGTCGCCGACCGCACGGGCTCGCCGGTCGTGGTCCAGCTCGACGAGCCGGCGCTGCCGGCGGTGCTGGCCGGGTCGTTGCCGGGCGTGTCGATCCTGCAGGCCCCGCCGGCGATGCCCGAGCCGGAGGCGCTCCACGTACTGCAGACCGCGATCGCGACGATCGCGGCGCCGGTACTCGTGCACTGCTGTGCGGCCGACGTCCCGTGGGCGCTGCTGCGGCGCAGCGGCGCCGCGATGGTCGGGTTCGACGTCGGCGCGCTGCGCACCGCCGACCTCGACGGCGTGGGCGAGTTGCTCGACGGCGGCGTCGACCTGGCTCTCGGTCTCGTGCCGGCCATCGCACCCGAGCGCACACCCGGCTGGCGCGACCTAGCCGAGCCCGCGACCCGGATGGTCGACCGTCTGGGATTCCCGCGCGAGTACCTCGCGTCCCGGATCGCCGTCACGCCTGCGTGCGGGCTGGCCGGGGCGAGCACCGAATGGGCCCGGACGGCGCTGCGCGCGGCGAACGAGCTCACGCGGGCCTTCGCGGACGGCGCGGACCCGGACGAGCGGAGCTGA
- the mnmA gene encoding tRNA 2-thiouridine(34) synthase MnmA, protein MRVLAAMSGGVDSAVAAARAVAAGHDVVGVHLALSTAPGTLRTGSRGCCSKEDAGDAKRAADVLGIPFYVWDFADRFKEDVIDDFVESYAAGETPNPCLRCNEKIKFAALAERAYALGFDAVATGHYARLDDGVLRRAVDADKDQSYVLAVLTAEQLSRAMFPVGDTPKDLIRAEAAERGLAVANKPDSHDICFIPSGDTRAFLGAKIGIRPGAVVDADTGEVLAEHEGVHGFTIGQRKGLGVQGPAADGRPRYVTAIEPETGTVRVGSATRLEVWTITADRPVWTSGQAPAGPIECVVQVRAHGGTARAVAEQSHDGHLVVQLSEPLTGVAKGQAVVLYRPDAGGDIVIGSGTIAGTSSDRP, encoded by the coding sequence ATGCGAGTTCTGGCAGCGATGAGCGGCGGAGTGGACTCCGCGGTCGCGGCGGCACGGGCGGTGGCGGCAGGCCACGACGTCGTCGGCGTGCACCTGGCGCTCTCGACGGCGCCGGGAACCCTCCGCACGGGCTCGCGCGGTTGCTGTTCCAAGGAGGACGCCGGTGACGCCAAGCGGGCCGCCGACGTCCTCGGGATTCCCTTCTACGTCTGGGATTTCGCGGACCGCTTCAAGGAGGACGTGATCGACGACTTCGTCGAGTCCTACGCGGCCGGCGAGACCCCCAATCCGTGCCTGCGCTGCAACGAGAAGATCAAGTTCGCCGCGCTCGCCGAGCGGGCCTACGCGCTGGGCTTCGACGCCGTCGCGACCGGTCACTACGCACGCCTCGACGACGGGGTCCTCCGCCGCGCCGTGGACGCTGACAAGGACCAGTCGTACGTGCTCGCGGTGCTGACCGCCGAGCAGCTCTCGCGGGCGATGTTCCCGGTGGGCGACACCCCCAAGGATTTGATCCGCGCGGAGGCCGCGGAACGCGGTCTGGCGGTCGCGAACAAGCCCGACAGCCACGACATCTGCTTCATCCCGTCGGGGGACACCCGCGCCTTCCTGGGCGCAAAGATCGGTATCCGGCCGGGCGCGGTCGTCGACGCCGACACCGGCGAGGTGCTGGCCGAACACGAGGGTGTGCACGGGTTCACGATCGGCCAGCGCAAGGGTCTCGGCGTGCAGGGCCCGGCGGCGGACGGTCGGCCGCGGTACGTGACCGCGATCGAACCCGAGACAGGCACCGTGCGGGTCGGCTCGGCCACCCGCCTCGAGGTCTGGACCATCACCGCCGACCGTCCCGTCTGGACGTCCGGGCAGGCGCCGGCCGGCCCGATCGAGTGTGTCGTGCAGGTGCGGGCGCACGGCGGCACGGCGCGGGCGGTGGCGGAGCAGTCCCACGACGGGCACCTCGTGGTCCAGCTGTCCGAGCCGCTCACGGGGGTCGCGAAGGGGCAGGCCGTCGTGCTGTACCGGCCGGACGCCGGCGGCGACATCGTGATCGGCAGCGGCACCATCGCGGGCACCTCCTCGGACCGACCGTGA
- a CDS encoding cysteine desulfurase family protein yields MISPAHSSAVYLDHAATTPMYPATIEAMTEVFASVGNASSLHGSGRAARRRIEESREAIAACLGARPSEVIFTSGGTESDNLAVKGIFWARRDADPRRTRILASAVEHHAVLDSVEWLVAHEGAQVTWLPVDATGAVDPEVVRAELAVHADETALVTVMWANNETGTINPIREIAAVAAEHGVPIHSDAVQAAAHLPIDFAASGLSALSVAGHKLGGPQGVGALLLGRQVPCVPLSHGGGHERDLRSGTQDTASIVGLASALRITAAEMDTRGAELTALRDRLIDGVRDIAPDAVLNGPAGSGRLPGNAHFTFPGCEGDSLLMLLDVAGVECSTGSACTAGVASASHVLTAMGVDPVVARGSLRFSLGHNSTERDVETLLSVLPQVIERARAAGMASAGARGGNR; encoded by the coding sequence ATGATCTCGCCTGCCCACAGCTCAGCGGTCTACCTCGACCACGCCGCGACCACGCCCATGTATCCGGCCACGATCGAGGCGATGACCGAGGTCTTCGCCTCGGTGGGAAACGCCTCGTCGTTACACGGATCGGGTCGTGCGGCCCGACGGCGGATCGAGGAATCCCGTGAAGCCATCGCCGCGTGCCTCGGCGCCCGGCCGTCCGAGGTGATCTTCACCTCCGGCGGCACCGAGAGCGACAACCTGGCCGTCAAGGGCATCTTCTGGGCGCGCCGCGACGCCGATCCGCGGCGTACCCGCATCCTCGCGAGCGCGGTTGAGCACCACGCCGTCCTCGACAGCGTCGAGTGGCTCGTCGCCCACGAGGGTGCGCAGGTGACGTGGTTGCCGGTGGATGCGACCGGTGCGGTGGATCCCGAGGTCGTGCGCGCCGAACTGGCCGTGCACGCCGACGAAACCGCGCTCGTGACCGTCATGTGGGCCAACAACGAGACCGGCACGATCAACCCGATCCGGGAGATTGCGGCCGTCGCGGCCGAACACGGCGTGCCGATCCACTCCGACGCGGTGCAGGCCGCTGCCCATCTGCCGATCGACTTCGCCGCCAGCGGCCTGTCCGCGCTGAGCGTCGCCGGCCACAAACTGGGCGGTCCGCAGGGTGTGGGAGCGCTGCTGCTGGGACGGCAGGTCCCGTGTGTGCCGCTGTCGCACGGTGGCGGGCACGAGCGCGACCTGCGGTCGGGCACGCAGGACACCGCCTCCATCGTGGGGCTCGCGTCGGCGCTGCGCATCACGGCGGCGGAGATGGACACGCGCGGCGCCGAGTTGACCGCGCTCCGTGACCGCCTGATCGACGGCGTCCGCGACATCGCGCCCGACGCGGTCCTCAACGGTCCCGCCGGTTCCGGCCGGCTGCCGGGCAACGCACACTTCACCTTCCCCGGCTGCGAGGGCGATTCGCTGTTGATGCTGCTCGACGTCGCGGGCGTCGAATGTTCGACGGGTTCGGCGTGCACCGCCGGAGTCGCGAGCGCGAGCCACGTGCTGACGGCCATGGGAGTCGACCCGGTGGTGGCCCGCGGATCGCTGCGGTTCTCGTTGGGGCACAACTCCACCGAGCGAGACGTCGAGACGCTGCTGTCGGTGCTGCCGCAGGTGATCGAGCGGGCCCGAGCCGCCGGGATGGCGAGTGCAGGCGCGCGAGGAGGGAATCGGTAG
- a CDS encoding lysophospholipid acyltransferase family protein: MSHPWQPTSPCGGGCLPADGDGVSRWAVTRRWSALVLVTSCSLLLPAVRLLPPRPRTVVHRSLARAALRGIGIRFAVSGRLDTDGGALVVAGHVSWLDVLVLAAVQPGRFVARADLISWPLLGGVARRAGVIPIERDRLRSLPDTVATVRDRLAAGETVLAFPEGTTWCGTAFGRFRPALFQAAIDAGRPVVPVSIEYVDATGARTTGPSFVGDEGIGSSMRRVLRARGLRAVVTVGPRQEPGTCRRALAVRCERHVRRTADRDSRRVLAVLRVSRRAHVA, translated from the coding sequence GTGAGTCATCCGTGGCAGCCGACGAGCCCGTGCGGTGGCGGCTGCCTGCCCGCCGACGGTGACGGGGTGTCGCGGTGGGCCGTGACGCGACGGTGGTCGGCCCTCGTCCTCGTGACGTCGTGTTCGCTGCTGCTGCCCGCGGTGCGTCTGCTTCCGCCGCGCCCGCGCACGGTGGTGCACCGTTCGCTCGCGCGCGCCGCCTTGCGGGGCATCGGCATTCGGTTCGCGGTCTCCGGACGGCTCGACACGGACGGGGGAGCGCTCGTGGTCGCCGGACACGTCTCGTGGCTCGACGTCCTGGTCCTCGCGGCGGTGCAGCCCGGCCGGTTCGTGGCGCGCGCCGACCTGATCTCGTGGCCGCTGCTGGGAGGCGTCGCGCGGCGAGCGGGCGTCATCCCGATCGAGCGCGACCGGCTGCGGAGCTTGCCGGACACGGTCGCGACGGTCCGGGACCGCCTCGCGGCGGGTGAGACCGTCCTCGCGTTTCCGGAGGGCACCACGTGGTGCGGGACGGCCTTCGGCAGGTTCCGGCCGGCGCTGTTCCAGGCGGCGATCGATGCCGGGCGCCCCGTCGTTCCGGTGTCGATCGAGTACGTCGACGCGACCGGGGCGCGGACGACCGGCCCCAGTTTCGTCGGCGACGAGGGCATCGGGTCGTCGATGCGCCGCGTGCTGCGGGCGCGTGGGCTGCGCGCCGTCGTGACCGTGGGACCACGGCAGGAACCGGGGACGTGCCGCCGTGCGCTCGCGGTCCGATGTGAACGGCACGTGCGCCGCACGGCCGACCGGGACTCCCGGCGAGTGCTCGCCGTCCTGCGGGTATCGCGCCGCGCACACGTCGCGTGA
- a CDS encoding GNAT family N-acetyltransferase codes for MTTSSAVETVYSAPVTSGSRYSLVISSDREHREAAQRLRYRVFSTEPGFVIPVSPDGRDADRFDDFCDHLLIRDNATTEFVGCYRMLPPDGARAAGGYYTATEFDLTALDPAAGRVVEMGRACVEAAHRSGSVLGLMWSGILHYLQLTGHDTVMGCVSVPMQDGPDAAIGANVRAVRDFLLDRHAADRSRWAVPLRPVRVDGRALDDIEAPARAQVPPLLRGYLRLGARICGEPAHDPDFGVADFVALQSLHAADTRYLDRLRRASATLEAAA; via the coding sequence ATGACAACTTCGTCGGCTGTCGAGACCGTCTACTCCGCGCCGGTGACCTCCGGGTCCCGCTACTCACTCGTCATCTCCTCCGACCGCGAGCACCGTGAGGCCGCGCAGCGGCTGCGGTATCGCGTCTTCTCCACCGAACCGGGCTTCGTGATCCCCGTCTCCCCGGATGGTCGCGACGCCGACCGGTTCGACGACTTCTGCGACCACTTGCTGATCCGCGACAACGCCACCACCGAGTTCGTCGGCTGCTATCGCATGCTCCCGCCGGACGGGGCCCGCGCGGCCGGCGGGTACTACACCGCGACCGAGTTCGATCTGACGGCGCTCGATCCCGCCGCGGGCCGCGTCGTCGAGATGGGCCGTGCGTGCGTCGAGGCCGCGCACCGGTCGGGTTCGGTGCTGGGGCTGATGTGGTCCGGCATCCTGCACTACCTGCAGCTCACCGGACACGACACCGTCATGGGCTGCGTCTCGGTGCCCATGCAGGACGGCCCCGACGCGGCCATCGGTGCGAATGTGCGTGCCGTGCGGGACTTCCTGCTGGACCGGCACGCGGCGGACCGGTCCCGATGGGCGGTCCCGCTGCGGCCCGTCCGCGTCGACGGCCGAGCACTCGACGACATCGAGGCGCCCGCACGTGCGCAGGTGCCGCCACTGCTGCGCGGCTACCTGCGGTTGGGCGCACGGATCTGCGGCGAACCGGCGCACGATCCGGATTTCGGCGTGGCCGACTTCGTGGCCCTGCAGAGCCTGCACGCCGCCGACACCCGCTACCTCGACCGGCTGCGGCGGGCGTCGGCGACCCTTGAGGCGGCCGCGTGA
- a CDS encoding electron transfer flavoprotein subunit alpha/FixB family protein, translating to MAEVLVLVEHAEGALKKVTTELLTAARVLGEPSAVVTGPAGTAGKLADALAAAGAAKIYVAESDDVDGYLVTPKVDVLAGLVETASPAAVVLAASVEGKEVAGRLAARIGSGLLTDVIEVKADGSAVHSIFGGAYTVEAKANGEVPVITVRPGAVDAEPQAAAGEQVVVEVPAQDEGAVKVVSRDPIVGGDRPELTEASVVVSGGRGVGSADKFSVVEELADSLGAAVGASRAAVDSGYYPGQFQVGQTGKTVSPQLYIALGISGAIQHRAGMQTSKTIVAVNKDEEAPIFEIADFGVVGDLFNVAPQLTEAVKARKG from the coding sequence ATGGCAGAAGTACTGGTGCTCGTCGAGCACGCCGAGGGTGCGCTCAAGAAGGTCACCACCGAACTCCTCACCGCCGCCCGCGTCCTCGGTGAGCCGTCCGCGGTCGTCACCGGCCCGGCCGGCACCGCGGGCAAGCTGGCCGACGCGCTGGCCGCCGCCGGCGCCGCGAAGATCTACGTCGCCGAGTCCGACGACGTCGACGGCTACCTCGTGACCCCCAAGGTCGACGTCCTCGCCGGCCTGGTGGAGACCGCCAGCCCGGCCGCCGTCGTCCTGGCCGCCAGCGTCGAGGGCAAGGAGGTCGCCGGTCGCCTGGCGGCCCGCATCGGCTCGGGCCTGCTGACCGACGTCATCGAGGTCAAGGCCGACGGCAGCGCCGTCCACTCGATCTTCGGTGGCGCGTACACCGTCGAGGCCAAGGCCAACGGCGAGGTTCCGGTCATCACGGTTCGTCCGGGTGCCGTCGACGCGGAGCCGCAGGCCGCTGCCGGCGAGCAGGTCGTCGTCGAGGTTCCGGCGCAGGACGAGGGCGCCGTCAAGGTCGTCTCGCGGGATCCGATCGTCGGTGGAGACCGTCCGGAGCTCACCGAGGCGTCGGTCGTCGTCTCCGGTGGTCGTGGCGTCGGTTCCGCCGACAAGTTCTCGGTCGTCGAGGAGCTCGCCGACTCGCTCGGTGCCGCTGTCGGCGCCTCGCGTGCCGCCGTCGACTCGGGCTACTACCCGGGCCAGTTCCAGGTCGGTCAGACCGGCAAGACGGTCTCGCCGCAGCTGTACATCGCGCTCGGCATCTCGGGCGCCATCCAGCACCGCGCCGGCATGCAGACCTCGAAGACCATCGTCGCGGTCAACAAGGACGAAGAGGCTCCGATCTTCGAGATCGCGGACTTCGGCGTCGTGGGCGACCTCTTCAACGTCGCACCGCAGCTCACCGAGGCCGTCAAGGCTCGCAAGGGCTGA
- a CDS encoding electron transfer flavoprotein subunit beta/FixA family protein, producing MTNIVVLIKQVPDTWSERKLSDGDYTLDREAADAVLDEINERAVEEALLIKERDGGEVIVLCAGPDRATDAIRKALSMGADKAVHVNDPALHGSDAIQTGWTLAAALGQISFENGEAADLVIAGNEATDGRMGAVPAIIAEYLGLPQLTQLRKLTVADGKATGERETDEGVFGLEAGLPAIVSVTEKINEPRFPSFKGIMAAKKKEVQVLTLADLGVDPETVGVANAGTTVTASTPKPPRTAGERVTDEGDGGSKIAAYLAGQKII from the coding sequence ATGACGAACATCGTCGTTTTGATCAAGCAGGTCCCCGATACGTGGTCCGAGCGCAAGCTCTCCGACGGCGACTACACGCTTGACCGTGAGGCCGCCGACGCCGTGCTCGACGAGATCAACGAGCGCGCCGTCGAGGAAGCCCTCCTCATCAAGGAACGTGACGGCGGCGAGGTGATCGTGCTGTGCGCCGGTCCCGATCGCGCCACCGACGCCATCCGCAAGGCACTTTCGATGGGCGCCGACAAGGCCGTCCACGTCAACGATCCGGCCCTGCACGGGTCCGACGCGATCCAGACCGGCTGGACGCTGGCGGCCGCGCTCGGTCAGATCAGCTTCGAGAACGGTGAGGCCGCCGACCTGGTCATCGCCGGCAACGAGGCCACCGACGGCCGTATGGGCGCCGTCCCGGCCATCATCGCCGAGTACCTGGGCCTGCCGCAGCTGACCCAGCTGCGCAAGCTGACCGTCGCCGACGGCAAGGCCACCGGCGAGCGCGAGACCGACGAGGGCGTCTTCGGCCTCGAGGCCGGCCTGCCGGCGATCGTCTCGGTCACCGAGAAGATCAACGAGCCGCGCTTCCCGTCCTTCAAGGGCATCATGGCCGCGAAGAAGAAGGAAGTTCAGGTCCTGACCCTGGCCGACCTCGGTGTCGACCCGGAGACCGTGGGCGTCGCGAATGCCGGCACCACCGTCACCGCCTCCACCCCCAAGCCCCCGCGTACCGCTGGCGAGCGCGTCACCGACGAGGGCGACGGCGGCAGCAAGATCGCCGCGTACCTCGCGGGCCAGAAGATCATCTGA